The nucleotide window AAGTCCCTCTGTTCGATCCTCGACGTCAACTGTGGTCGGATCACTTTCGCTGGAGCGAGGATGGCATCCATATCGTGGGATCAACGCCTTGCGGACGCGCCACGGTGATTGCCCTCAAACTGAATCACGCGCATCTGACCGGGGCGCGCCAGCGATGGGTGGCTGTGGGATGGCACCCCCCGAGGACCTGAGTGTGTCCATGCTCCTCGCCCTCTTTTCCGACGTCCACAACAACGTGCGCGACCTCGACCGCACCCTGAACTATCTGCAGCAGCGGGGCGTGGATGGCTATCTGCAATTGGGCGATCTGGGAACCGACCCACTGCGGCTGCTGGAGGGCCTGCCCGTCCGCCACATCTTCGGCAACTGGGAAGTCAGCGGCCTGCCGGCCAACCCAACCGGCCGCTCGGCCGAGATAGCAGCCTGGCCCGCCCGCCTGACCGGCCCCGGTTGGCTGGCCGCCCATGCCTCGCCCATCCTCCCCGATGGCTGCACCACCACCCTGGCCACCCGCCACTTCATGACCCTCCGACAAGTGCGCTGGATGCAAGTCTTCCCCAGCCTGCTGCACGACAAAGGCGCCATCGCCGCCGCCCTTGCTCACCTGGCAGCTGCCGGCAGCCTGGTCGCCTTTCATGGGCACACACACGTCCAGGCCGTCCAGCAGCTGGGGGCGGACGGACGACTGCGCCGGCTGGCGATGCCGGCATTCTCCCTCCCGCCCGAAACCCTCACCCTGGTGGGGATCGGCTCGGTCGGCGTCCCTCGCGACGGCCTGCACCCGCGCTGCGTCCTCTTCGACCCCAACGCCTCCGCCATCGAACTCATCACCATCCCCGCCCGCTGATCCCCCCTCCCCCCTCCCTACTCCCTACTTCCTCCTCCCTACTCCCTCCTCCCTACTCCCTCCCCCCCCATGCGCATCGCTTTTGGCGCCGACGAGCGCAACCACCTCACCGACTACCTTCAAGCCGACCTGATCCAGCGCGGCCATGATCTTGTCCTCTTTGGCGCCATCCGCCCCGAAGCCACGGCCGGCGACCAGGAAAGCCTGTGGCCGCGGGCGGCGCATCGCCTGGCAGCGGCGGTGGCCGGCGGCGAGGCCGACGAGGGCATCGTCTGCTGTTGGACGGGGACGGGCGTCAGCATCGCCGCCAACAAAGTCCCCGGCATCCGCGCCGCCCTCTGCACCGACCCCGAAACCACTCGCGGCGCCCGCCTCTGGAACCGGGCCAACGTCCTCGCCCTCAGCCTGCGCCTGACCAGCGAGCCGCTGGCCAGAGAAATCCTCGAAGCCTGGTTCAGCACCCCGCCCGGCGAAGACCCGCTCGACCTCGCCTGCGTGGCCTATTTGTCTGAAATCGAAGATAACTCGTAGATTTTATTGATCGCTAGGTTGATTTTTTATGAACGTCGTGAACCGTGAAGCGTGAAACGTGAGAAAACGCCGGCGATTTTCACGCATCACCCATCACGTTTCATGACCGAGTATCATTTCTTTATCTAGCCATCGATAGTTATTGCGTATTGCGTATTGCGTAGTAGACACGGAATACGCAATACGCCCCCTCCAACCCATGCCAATCACACTGGATGACTTGCTGAGCGCAACTGGGGCCACCGTTTTCGGCCCGGTGCGGGATGCAGCCTGGGAGGACTTCTGCCACGACTCGCGGCTGGCCGAAGCGGGGCAACTCTTCGTTGCCCTGCGCACCCCCACCGGCGACGGCCACGACCACATCAGCGAGGCCGTGGCCCGCGGCTGCACGGGCATCCTCTGCCAGCGACCGGCGGCACAGCACCCGCCCGTCACCACCTTGCTGGTCCCAGATGCAGGCGACGCCCTGCGGGCCTGGGCTGCCTACCTCCTCGCCCGTCGCCGGCCCCTGGTCATCGCCATCACCGGCTCCAGCGGCAAGACCACGGCCAAAGAACTGACCGCCGAGCTGCTCGAAACTCGCTTCCCCGGCCAGGTGTTCAGGAGCCGCGAGAGCTACAACGACCGCCTGGGCGCGCCGATTGCCCTGGGTCGCCTCCTGCCCCAGCACCGACTGGCCGTGGTCGAGCTTGGCACCGACGCCCACGGCGAGATTGCCGAACTGGCGACCCTGTTTCCGCCAACCGTCGCGGCCATCACCGTCATCAACGACGCCCATTTTGGCGCTTTCGGCAGCCTGGAAGCCATCGCCGCCGAAAAAACCAGCCTGTTGGCCGCGCTGCAGCCCGGCGGCGTCGCCATCCTCAACGCCGACGACCCCTTTCAGCGCCCGCTCCTATCTTCGACGGGCCTGCCGGCGCTGGCGCACAGCGCCGAACAAGCGGCCCCCGTCCGCCTGACCACAGACGCCGGCTCCCCTCAGGCCCGGCTCTGGCTGGATGCGGCTGCGATCCGCTCGCTTGCCCCCGCCCTGGCCGATGCCCTCCCCCCACCGTCGTTCACAACCGAGCCGGGCGATGGGATCATCCTCGACCACAACCTCGTCCTCACCCCGGCCCTGTCCGCCCCCCTGCGGGCCGCCATCGCCATTGCCGCCCTCTTTGGCGTCGCCACCGAGGCCATCAGGCGCGTCGTCGCCGAATTTCAGCCGCTGCCCGGCCGGCTGCGCCCGCTGCCCGGCGTGCATGGCAGCACCCTGCTCGATGACACCTACTCGGCCAACCCGGCCGCCACCGGCGCCGCCCTGCAAGCCCTGGCTGCCTTCTCGCCCCCGCGTCTGGCCGTCTTGGGCGAGCACAGCGGCCTGGGCAACACCGCCGACAGCCGGTTGCGGCAGCTTGGCCCGGCCATCGCCGCTGCGGCCGATTATCTGATCACAGTCGGCCCGCAGGCGCAGGCGCTGGCCGAGGGGGCGCGGGCGGCAGGGCTGGAGGCTGACCGGCTTCTGCAAGCCGATACCCCGCTTGCTGCGGCCGACCTTGCCCGCAGCTTGATCGGGCAAGGCGGGACGGTGCTGCTCAAGGCCAGCCGCGAGGCCCGGCTGGAGCGATGCGTCGCCGCCCTATTGGCCGAGCCAGCGGCCAGCCCCGCCGTCCTCGCCCGCCAGAACCCGGCCTGGCAACACCTGCGCCTGCGCAACACCCTGCGCCCCACCTGGGTCGAAATCGACACCCAGGCCCTGGCCGCCAACCTGGCCGCGGCCCGGCAGCTGTTGCAGCCAGGGGTCAGGCTCATCGCCGTGCTCAAGGCCGATGCCTATGGCCACGGCGCCGCCACCGTGGGACGGGTGGTGATGCGGGCCGGAGCCGACATGCTGGCGGTAGCCTGTTTGTCCGAGGCCCTGGCCTTGCGGCGGGCCGGGATCGAGGCGCCCATCCTCGTCCTGGGCTATACCCCGCCCTGGCAGGCGCGCACCGCCCTGGAACTCGACCCGCGCGAGCTGCACCTCACCGTCTACGATGCCGATGTAGCGGCGGCGCTGAACCAGGCGGGGCTGGCAATGGGCCGGCAGGCACGGGTGCAGGTCAAGGTCGACACCGGCATGGGGCGGCTGGGCTTAACTCCCCACCAGGCGCCGGCCTTTCTGCGCTTTCTGCGCCAGTTGGTCGGCTTGGAAGTGGCGGGCCTCTTCACACACATGGCCGCCGCCGATGACCCTACCGAGCCGCACACCGATGTCCAGCTTGCCCACTTCGACGAGTTGTTGGCCCGCCTGGACGGCGATGGGCTGCGCCCGCCCCTGGTTCATGCCGCCAATACCGCCACCTTGCTCACCCGGCCCCTGGCTCAGTACGATGCCGTGCGCATGGGCATCGGTCTCTATGGCCTGGCCCCTTCGCCCGCCCTGCCCCTGCCCGATGGGTTTCGGCCCGTCCTGGCCTGGCGAACGACCATCGCCCAGGTGAAGGCGCTGCCCCCAGGCTCGCCGGTGGGCTACGGCCTGACCCATCGCACCGCCGGCGCCGCCACCATCGCCATCATCCCGGTCGGCTATGCCGATGGCTTCCGGCGGGGGCCGGCCAACTGGGGCCATGTGCTGGTGCACGGCCAGCGGGCGCCGCTGGTGGGCCGGGTGAGTATGGACCAGGCAGCCATCGATGTCACCCACATCCCCGGTGTGCGCGCTGGCGACGAAGTGACGCTGATCGGCTGTCAGGGCGAGCAATGCCTTTCGGCGGACGAGGCGGCGGCTCGCCTGGGCACCATCGGCTATGAAGTCGTCAGCACCATCCTCGCCCGCGTCCCCCGCCTGGCCGAATAAGTTGAAGTGCGTCGCACCTCTACGGTATACGAAACACGCACCACGCACCACGTAACATCCTGCTAATCCCTCAGTTCGCCGTATCGCTCACCGGGGTGGCGGTGGGGAGCGGGGTGGGGGTCGGTGTGGCCGTGGGGGTGGGCGTGGGGGTTGGTGTGGCGGTCGGCGTCGCCGTCGGTTCGGGGAAGAGGACCGGGGCGTTAGTCTGGGCCTGGCGGGGGGCCGAGCCGGGGACGACGAAGCGATCGACGCTGAGGCCGCCGCGGAACATGAAGGTCAGGGCCAGGGCCAGAAGCAGGACGGCCGCAGCCGGGGCCAGCCAGTTGAAGGCGCGTCCGAAATCCGGCCAGGCAAAGCGACGGCGGGGTGCGGGCCGAGCGGCGGCGGCAGTGAGAAAGGCGGAGCGACCGGGGCGCAGGCCGTGGGGAGGGGGCGGGGCCACGCTCAGGCTCAGGTCCAACTCGCGGGCCAGCGGCAGCAACGCGGCTACCTCTGCCGCGGCCATGTCCTCGCCGCGCGGGTTCTGGCCCGAAAGCAGGGCGTCGATCGCCCGATCCAGGGCCTGGTCAAGGGCCAGTGTGCGCTCGTCAGGGGTCATAGAAGATCGGCTGCCGCTTCGGGGTCATTGCTGGCAGGGGCTAACAGGCGGCGGAGGTTGGACAAGGCCCGGCGCTGGAGGGCGCGCACGGCCTCTTCGGTTTTGCCCAGCAAGCGGGCGGCCTGGGGGGCGGTCATGCCCTCGCCAAAACGGAGGACGATGACATCGCGCTGTTCGCTGGTCAGTTGCTGGATGGCCTGGCGCAGGCGGTCGCTCTCCAGGCGGCGGCCCACGACGGCATCGGGATGTGAATCGGGGGGCAGAGAAAGCCACTCGTGCAGTTCGGCGGCAGGGCGGCGTTGCTCGTAGCGGGCTTCATCGATAATCAGGTTGTGGGCGATGCGATACAACCAGGCTTGGAGGGCGTCGTGGGCGAATTTGTCGCGGTCGAGCGCCTCCAGCATCTTGAGGAAGACGCCGGAGGTCAGGTCTTCGGCGCGGTAGGGGTCGCCCACATGCCGGTAGATGTAGGCGTAAATCTTGGGCGCGTAGGCGTCGTAAATCGAGGCCAGGGCCTTGGGGTCTCGTTGCCGGGCGGCGTCGAGCAGCGCAACCTGATCGATCATGGAGGATCGTGGGGATCGCTGGAGCGATCGGACCCCGGCCAGGGCCTGAGAGGGGAATGCAAGCGTCGCCATTTGGAACTGAGACGGAGGCTGGCGTCAGTTCCGTATGGGCGGGGGCGGGTCATTGGTGCGTGGCCCCACACTGGCGACAGAAGCGGTCGCCGCGCTGGAATTCGGCCCCGCATTGCCGGCAGAAGCGGTCCTGGCTGGGAGAAGGTTGGGGGGGAGCGGTTGGAGCGGTGCGAGCGCTGCGACCGCTTGCCGGCTGGGATGGAACGGTCGGAGCACTGCGAGCGCTGCGACCGCTTGTGCGCCAGAGGCCATAGACGCCGGCGGCGATGAGGAGGATGGCGGCCAGGCCCAGCCCCAGGAGGAGCGGTGTGCGCGAGGAGGAGGCCGCCGGCCGAGCGGCGACCGGGGTGGGGGCGGCGGCTGGGGCCGTGGCGGCCGGGGCGGTGGTCGCCCGCGCGGTTTCGGAGACGGTGAGGGCGCCGGCGGGGTTGCTGTAACCGATTTGCTGGCTGATGCCCTGCTCGCTGCCGCCTTCGATCTGCCGCACGAAAAGCTGCCCGCCGCTGGTGCCCGCTCCTTGTGGCTGCATGACCGGGTCGGCGGTCAGGCCGGTGGCGTCGGGCGGGATCAGGGCTTCGATCGAGACCGTCTTGGCGGCCAGAAAGCCGGCCGGGAGCGAGAAGGCCGCCTGGCGCTGGTCGCCGCTGGTGGTGAGAGGGGCGTAGTATTCGATGCGAAAGGCCGAGTTTTGCGGGCTGAAGATGACGATCTGGCCATCAGCGCCGGTCTCGGTCTCGTAGGCAGCATTGAGGAAGCCGCCGTCGCTCCCGGCCGTGGCCACGGCATTCAGTTCGGCGTTGGCAGGGATGGGGACGCGCACGGTGGCGCCGGGCTGGCTGAGGACGCCATCGAGGATGACGAGCAGGCGGGGATTGTCGAATTCGGGCCAGAGGGCGACGTGTAGGCTTTCCAGTGCGGCCGGGCCTTGGGCGAGGGCGGAAAGGGGAAGGAGAAGGACGACGAGAAGGAGGAAGATGAGGCGCATAGAGGGCGGTGGGTTGAAGGTTGGCGGCGGGCTGGCCGCGGAAAATGGCGTATCGACACTGGTATCGATCTAGAGCGGTTGGTCGGTTGAAAGTTGGCGGCGGGCTGGCCGCGAAGGTGGCCGTGATCAAGGTGGCGGACCGGCGGCAATCATAAGCCGGAGGGGGCGGGGATGCAAGGACGCGCAACGCCCCGGCGAGGGGCCGGGGCGTTGGTGAGCGGGAGAGGTGGGGCAAGGTCAGGGATGCGGCCGGGGGACGAGGCCATCCGGGCCGAGCCGCCGGACGCGATCACTATCGGGGACAAGCGCCTGGTTGGGCCAGCGGCCCTCGCGCAGAGGCCGCCCGGTCTCGACGCCGGTCTCGGCGTCCCCGGTGGCGGCGGCGCCGGTGATGGTGTAGGTGCGGGTGTAGGCCGAAAGCCCATAGCCAGCGTTGAAGTCGCCGTTCTTGGCTACATAGACATACCAGCCGTAGGGTGTGTCATAGTACATGACGCATTCATCGGCGGCGTCGCTCGTAAGCGTGAAGGAGGTGGAGGCGTGGGGCGCGTTTTCGCCGCAGAATTCCTCGCCGTTTTCGGTCGTGGCCCACAAGAAGCGGTCGGAGCCGATACCGCGACCGGTCCAGGTGAAGGTGATGGGCAGATCGCCGGCGTAGTTGTTGGCCGGGGCGGTGAGTTTGACGTCGGCGATGTCGAAGTTGACGTTCGTGGCCGAGGCGCTGGCAATGGCCTGCGACCACCAGTAGGTCAGGTAGTTGCCGTTGAAGGTGTTGCCGCCAGAGGCGCTGTTGAGATAGCGGACGTTATAGGCCTGGCTCGCTCCCGGCGCCGACACGCCCGTGAAGCTGTAGTTGCCGCCGCCCGAGGTCGTCTTGTTGTCCTCGATGGTGCAGTCGCTGCCCTCGCACAACAGCAGTTGGATGTTGAGGCCGTTGACGCCGGCGCCGGAGGCTGTGACCTTGCCGCTGATGCCAGAGCCGGCTGGCGGAGTGGGCGTGGGGGTGCGGGTGGGGGTGCGAGTGGGGGTGGGTGTGGGGCCGCCGCCGCTGAAGGTGATGCCTGAGTAGTAGTAGGAATCACCGAAGCCGTTGTTCGTATTCCACGACGAGCCATCGACCACCCAGGCAAACCAGCCGTACTCGGCGCCGTAGCTGCCCTGGCAGGCGCCGGTGAAGGTTGCGGCCGTGAGCTGATAGCTGGTGGACTGGGCGGGGTTGCTGTAGCATTTGGTCTCGCCGCTTTCCAGGTCGAACAACTCCCAGGCGTAGTACTCGCCCGGCTTGCTGCGCGCGTCCCAGGTGAAGCTGGCGGGCAGGGTGGTGCTGTCGGCGGTCGGGCCGGTGAGGTTGATGTCCTCGATCTCGGCGTCGCCGCCGGACACGTTGGCCCCGGCGCTGTAGGAGGTGATATCCTTGCCGAACCAACGCCAGAGATACTTGTCATCGCCGGGGTTGTTGCCGTCGGGGTGGTTGTAGAAGTAGACGAAGTAGTAGTTGTTGGCGGGCAGGCTGGGGATGTTGGTGAACTGGTAGTAGCCGTTGGCGTCGGTGCTGGTCTCGGCCACCTTGCTGGTTTGCAGCGAGCAGGCGCCGGAGTTGGGGCAGCGGCGCAGGATCAGGTTGATATCGGCGATGCCCGTCCCGCGGTAGCGGAACTGGCCGTAGATGCCGCGGCGGCCCGACGGGGTGGCGGTGGGCGGGCGGCGGGTGGGGGTGGGGGTGGCGGTCGGGTCCGCGCCGCTCCGACGCCAGGTGGCCGTCCATTGCACATCGCCCGAATAGGTGCCGCACGACTGGCCGAAGTAGACCGACTGGAAGACGGCCGTGCCCTGGGCCTGCGTGCGCGAGGTGAACTGCCCTTCGGCCTCCCACAAGCCGTCTTCGTTCAGATCAACGGTGAACGAGAAATGGTTGCTGCTGATGCTCACCGCTTCGGGACTCATCACCCAGGTTTCGCAGCCGGGCACCGGCACGCGAATGCGCACGTCGTAGGCTTCTTGCTGGTCGCCGGTGACGCCAAAGGTGGCTTTTTCGCCCTCCCATTCGCCGGGCGCCGGGCCAGAGGGCGGCAGGGTGGGTGTGGCCTGGGCCGGGCCTTTGTCGAATACTTTCCACGATAGCGGCAGCCACAGCTTGCGGGCGTTGGCCCCCAGGGTGGGCGTGGGAGTGGGGGCGGAGCCGGTCAACGAGAGGCGATAGGCTCCCCGGCCATGCGTCCCGGCCCAGAGTTGGCGGGTGGTGTTGTTCAGTTCCAGGTCATAGATGGGCACATTGGCCAGGCCGGTGTTGTAGGAGGCCCAGCTACCGCCGTCATTCGTCGAGCGAAAGACGCCGATATCGCTGCCCACATACAGGTGGGTGGGGTTCTGTGGGTCGATGACCACCGTCAGCAGGGGGATGTCGGGCAGGTTGTTGCTGATGTTCTGCCAGTTATCGCCGCCATCGGTCGTCTTGAAGATGTGGCCGGGTGTGCCGGGCGTGTGGCTGTCGTAGCCGTTGTAGACGACATAGGCGATATCGGACTTGACGGGGCTGATGGCGAAATCGGAGATGGAGCGGTTGGGAAGAATGGCGGCATTGGATCGGAACCAGTTGTCGCCGCCGTTGCGGGTGAGTGCCAGGAAACCATCGGAGGCGCCGGTGAAGATGGTGTTGCCATCGGTGGGCGCGACGGCAATGGTGCTGATGGCGCCGCCGGTGTCGGCGCCTTTGGTCAGGTCAGGGCTGATCACCTGCCACAGGTCGCCGCGATTGACGGTGCGATACAGTCGGTGTGTGCCGATGTAGAGAACGCCCTGGCTGGTGCGGTCGAACGCGAACGGGACATAGAACAACATGCGGTCGTTGACATCGATGCCATCGGACTTGAACAACCAGTCGGCTCGCGAGGCGGTGCCGCCCTTTTCGTTGCGCTGGAAGGAAACGAAGTTGCCCTGCTGGCTAAAGCGGGTGCTGTACCAGATACTGGGGTTGAAGGGATCGATCTCGGAGTAGCCGCCGTCGCCGGTGTCCAGGCCTTCCCAGCCAGTGCCGTTGTATTTGGCCTTGGCATTGTCCTGCAAGCCGCCAAAGGCGATGTTCGGGTTGGTGGGGTGGATGCCGATGTTGACAAATTGCAGCGTGGCCAGGTTGCCATTGCGCTCGCTCCAGGTGGCCCCGCCGTTGGTGCTGACGAAGACGCCGCCGTCGTTGCCCAACCAGATTTCGTTCGGGTTGGACGGGCGCACGGCAATGGCGTGCAGGTCGGGGTGCACCATCGTATTCACCGACTGGGCTGGGGTGAGGTCATCCCAGCTCTGGCCGCCGTTGGTCGAGCGAAAGACGACGCCCGCCCAGCGGCCATCCGGCCCGTTGGCAAAGCTGCCGCCGGCATAGACGATGTTGGCGTTGGTGGGATCGACGGTGATGATGTTGTCGTAGAAACACTGGCCGCCGCAGTAGTTGGGTGCATTCACCAGTTCCTGCCAGCTTTGGCCGTGGTCGGTCGAGCGGTAGATCAGGCCCCAGGGCACGACGTTGCCCCCCTGCTGGATGCGGGCATCGAAACCGGCGTAAATAACACCCGCCCCCTGGCCCTTGCCGATCCCCAGCTCCACCCGGCTGAACCCGCGGTCGGGCAGGCCGTTGGTCAGCTGCGACCAGCTGGCGCCGCCATCGGTGGTGCGATAGATGCCGTTGGCATAGACGCCGGCATACAGCACCTGCGGATTGCTATCCTCGATCACCAGGTCCGAGAAGCCGCTGCACTCGTCGCAGCCGATCTGGTCTTCCCAGGTCTGGCCGCCGTTGGTCGAGCGGAAGACAGAGCGGCGGGGATGGTTGGGGCCGCTATCCTGGGTGCGTGAAGTGGTGCTGGCCCACAGCGTAGTGGGATTGGTGGGATGGATGACCAGCGAACTGACGATATTGCCGCCAAAGACATTGGCGCCCAATCGCGTCCAGTTCTCGCCGCCGTCGGTCGATTTCAGCACCCCCACGCCGTAGTAGCCCGAGATCTCGCCCGTCCCGGCGTAGAGGGTGTTGGGGTTGCTGGGGTCGATGACCAGCGAGTGGAAGGCCATCGACGGTTGGTCGTCGGTGAGGGCGGTGTAGGTGTTGCCGCTGTCGGTCGTCTTCCAGATGCCGCCCGTGGCCGTGGCCAGGTAGACGATGTTGGCGTTGGTGGGATGGAAGGCGATGACCTTGGTGCGGCCACTCACATCGCTGCGCCAATCACAACTGCCCCCGCCGCATGGATAGAGGCCGATGATGCCATTGGCAATGGGCGCCGGCCCCAGGCTCTGCCACGTCTGTTCGCCCTCTTGGGCGGCTACCTCCATTGTCTGATCGCGGTGCTCGATCGCCTTCACGTTGGCGTCGGGCGGCACGGTGTCGAGCGGATAGGCGCGCTGGCTCCAGAACCAGTCGTTGCGCAGATCGGCCACATCGCCGCTCCAGGTGGCGGGCCGGCCGCGGGCCAGGTTGTAGGCGGCTTTCAGTTCGGGAGAAATCGCCTGGTTGCGCCAGGTCAGCCCGCTGGCATGGGAATCGGGGACGACGGAGGTGTTGGCGTCGGGCGGTGGGGCGGGCAGATCGATGCCGGTCTTGACCACAGGCTTGGGCGGCTGGCAGGCCGCCAGCAGCAAAGCGGACGCCAGGCACAAAGCGAGGGCGCAGAACAGGGCTGGCAGGCGCAGGCTTCGATGTTTCATGGTGATACTCCCTCAATGTGGGCTTATCGATGGCCAGACAAAGGCCAGACAAAGGAATGCTGTTCGGTATTGAAACGTGATCCGTGATGCGTGAGAAATGCCGACGTTCTCTCACGTCTCACGTTTCACGTTTCACGCTTTACGATCCTCATAACAGGTCAACCTGGCGATCGATAAGATGAAATCCTGCCGCACCCTCCTGCATCAGGAGGGCGGCAGGCCGGCCAAGCATGGCCGCGCGCAACAGTTCGCCGATGCCGGCCGCTGCTCCAAACCCACGGCGCCGCGCCATCGTAGAGGAGATGCCAATGACGGGGCAACCTAACGCGGCCGGAATCGAAGGGCAAGCGTAGCACAGGTGATCCTGCGGCTGCAAGGAGTTGGGGCTTCGAGATCGACCCCGCGCGTCGCCTCTGTGCTTGCCCGTCCCGGCGCCCATCCTGCCCGACCAGCGCCGGCGCGACCCGATCACAAACGGCGCTTGCGATCCCACCCACCCGCCCACGATCGGGTGGCGTGGCCGGCCGGTTGTGCTATAATGCGCCCATGTCCTTCGCCTTCGACCGCGAAACGATCGCAGCCGCCGCCGCTCCCCCGCCCGAACGCACCCGGCTGGCGTCGCTCTTGCTTCAGATTTGGGTGCGCCCCCGGCGAGCATTGGCACAGGTGGCCGCCGGGCCGCGCTGGCTGTGGCTGATCCCGCTCCTTTTCGCCGTGGCCGCCCTGCTGTTGCGCGCCTTCGTCGCCGCCCCGCTTCAGGCCCAGGCGCAGACGGCGCAGATGGCAGCGCAGATGCAGCAGGCGCCGGCGCCCGACGGCGAGGCCCTGGCCCCGGTCGAGATCCCTCCCACCCCGGTCAGCGCCGTGTTGACGCCGATGTGGGTGGGCGGGTTGGGCGCCATCCTCATCGGTTGGGCGCTCAGGGCGTTGATCTTGCAGGTGGGCAGCCTGACCATGGGTGGCAGGCAGAGTTTCGGCCAGGTCTATCGTCTCAGCGCCTGGGCGGGGTTCCCGCTCGTCCTCCGTGACCTGGTGCAGGCGGCCTATATGCTTGTCAGCGGCCAGGTCGT belongs to Caldilineales bacterium and includes:
- a CDS encoding HNH endonuclease, whose product is MPLHVEHIIPLAAGGSSSESNLWLACPLCNGHKGVQTVARDPVTGMQVPLFDPRRQLWSDHFRWSEDGIHIVGSTPCGRATVIALKLNHAHLTGARQRWVAVGWHPPRT
- a CDS encoding metallophosphatase family protein — translated: MSMLLALFSDVHNNVRDLDRTLNYLQQRGVDGYLQLGDLGTDPLRLLEGLPVRHIFGNWEVSGLPANPTGRSAEIAAWPARLTGPGWLAAHASPILPDGCTTTLATRHFMTLRQVRWMQVFPSLLHDKGAIAAALAHLAAAGSLVAFHGHTHVQAVQQLGADGRLRRLAMPAFSLPPETLTLVGIGSVGVPRDGLHPRCVLFDPNASAIELITIPAR
- a CDS encoding RpiB/LacA/LacB family sugar-phosphate isomerase, which translates into the protein MRIAFGADERNHLTDYLQADLIQRGHDLVLFGAIRPEATAGDQESLWPRAAHRLAAAVAGGEADEGIVCCWTGTGVSIAANKVPGIRAALCTDPETTRGARLWNRANVLALSLRLTSEPLAREILEAWFSTPPGEDPLDLACVAYLSEIEDNS
- the alr gene encoding alanine racemase, with product MPITLDDLLSATGATVFGPVRDAAWEDFCHDSRLAEAGQLFVALRTPTGDGHDHISEAVARGCTGILCQRPAAQHPPVTTLLVPDAGDALRAWAAYLLARRRPLVIAITGSSGKTTAKELTAELLETRFPGQVFRSRESYNDRLGAPIALGRLLPQHRLAVVELGTDAHGEIAELATLFPPTVAAITVINDAHFGAFGSLEAIAAEKTSLLAALQPGGVAILNADDPFQRPLLSSTGLPALAHSAEQAAPVRLTTDAGSPQARLWLDAAAIRSLAPALADALPPPSFTTEPGDGIILDHNLVLTPALSAPLRAAIAIAALFGVATEAIRRVVAEFQPLPGRLRPLPGVHGSTLLDDTYSANPAATGAALQALAAFSPPRLAVLGEHSGLGNTADSRLRQLGPAIAAAADYLITVGPQAQALAEGARAAGLEADRLLQADTPLAAADLARSLIGQGGTVLLKASREARLERCVAALLAEPAASPAVLARQNPAWQHLRLRNTLRPTWVEIDTQALAANLAAARQLLQPGVRLIAVLKADAYGHGAATVGRVVMRAGADMLAVACLSEALALRRAGIEAPILVLGYTPPWQARTALELDPRELHLTVYDADVAAALNQAGLAMGRQARVQVKVDTGMGRLGLTPHQAPAFLRFLRQLVGLEVAGLFTHMAAADDPTEPHTDVQLAHFDELLARLDGDGLRPPLVHAANTATLLTRPLAQYDAVRMGIGLYGLAPSPALPLPDGFRPVLAWRTTIAQVKALPPGSPVGYGLTHRTAGAATIAIIPVGYADGFRRGPANWGHVLVHGQRAPLVGRVSMDQAAIDVTHIPGVRAGDEVTLIGCQGEQCLSADEAAARLGTIGYEVVSTILARVPRLAE
- a CDS encoding sigma-70 family RNA polymerase sigma factor codes for the protein MIDQVALLDAARQRDPKALASIYDAYAPKIYAYIYRHVGDPYRAEDLTSGVFLKMLEALDRDKFAHDALQAWLYRIAHNLIIDEARYEQRRPAAELHEWLSLPPDSHPDAVVGRRLESDRLRQAIQQLTSEQRDVIVLRFGEGMTAPQAARLLGKTEEAVRALQRRALSNLRRLLAPASNDPEAAADLL
- a CDS encoding zinc ribbon domain-containing protein, encoding MRLIFLLLVVLLLPLSALAQGPAALESLHVALWPEFDNPRLLVILDGVLSQPGATVRVPIPANAELNAVATAGSDGGFLNAAYETETGADGQIVIFSPQNSAFRIEYYAPLTTSGDQRQAAFSLPAGFLAAKTVSIEALIPPDATGLTADPVMQPQGAGTSGGQLFVRQIEGGSEQGISQQIGYSNPAGALTVSETARATTAPAATAPAAAPTPVAARPAASSSRTPLLLGLGLAAILLIAAGVYGLWRTSGRSARSAPTVPSQPASGRSARTAPTAPPQPSPSQDRFCRQCGAEFQRGDRFCRQCGATHQ
- a CDS encoding YIP1 family protein; this translates as MSFAFDRETIAAAAAPPPERTRLASLLLQIWVRPRRALAQVAAGPRWLWLIPLLFAVAALLLRAFVAAPLQAQAQTAQMAAQMQQAPAPDGEALAPVEIPPTPVSAVLTPMWVGGLGAILIGWALRALILQVGSLTMGGRQSFGQVYRLSAWAGFPLVLRDLVQAAYMLVSGQVVAGPGLSGLVEATGPGGAGGLLGLAGQATSLPGVILGKIDLYTLWFLALLVVAMQVGGSLKRGKAVLVVALYAALALAPGLLLAAASGALAGF